Within Halarchaeum grantii, the genomic segment GGCGTCGACGGCGCGGTCGACGCGCGAGCGCTCCTCCTCCTCGTACTCCCCGAAGACGCCCGAGGGGTCGTTCCACTCCTCGAGGCCGGGGCAGTCGTGGCTCTCCGGGAGGCGGTGCTCCTCGCAGTAGCTCCCCCCGCAGAACCGACAGCGGTAGGGCATCCCCACTTGTGTCCCGCACCGGTCACACGTCGCCATTGGTGGGAGTGCGTGGGCTGGCGGGTTAGTGCCTTTGGTCGGGCGCGCCGAGTCGGGCGCAGGCTACAAGGCCGCAGCGGGCGAGGACTCACGCATGAAGGAGTACGAGCGCAAGCAGCTCTTGGAGCGCATCGGCCGCGAGTCGGCGACGGTCGGGGCGACGATTCCGGACGAGGTGGCACTCGACGGCGAGGCGTTCCCGCTCCGCGAGTTCGTCTTCGAGATGAAGCGCGTCGACGCCGTTCCACCGGAGCGCCGCGAGGAGGTCGAGGACGCGAAGCGCAACCTGCGGCGCGCGCGCCGCGAGCGCGCGGAGCGCCTCGAGGAGGCCGCCCTCGACTACGCGGAGGGGGAGACGCTCGCCGAGGAGATCATCGGCATCGACCGCGCGCTGAACGCCCTCGAGTCGCTGGGCTCGACGACGGACATCGAGCGCGAGATGCGGGCGAAGGAGACGGCCGACCAGAAGCGCTGGTACAACTTCCTCCAGAAGGCGCTCGGTCGCGAGAGCGAGAGCTCGCGCGGCCGCGGTCGCGGCGGGAGCGCCGGCCGGGGGCGATAGCCGATGAGTCGGAACGCGGCGGTGGCGTCCGTACTGGAGGAGTACGCGGACCTGCTGGAGGCGCAGGGCGACGACTACCGGCCGAACGTCTACCGGCGCGCCGCCTCGAACGTCCGGGACTACCCGGAGGACGTCGCTGCCCTCGCCGACGAGGGGGCCGAGGCCGTCCAGCGGATCGACGGCGTCGGCGAGGGGATCGCCGAGCACGTCGTCGACTACCTCGAGACGGGGACGTTCGAGGAGCTCGAGGACGCCCGCGCGGCCCTTCCCGTGGAGATGGCGGAGCTGACGAGCGTCGAGGGCGTCGGGCCGAAAACGGTGCGGAAGCTCTACGACGCCCTCGGCGTCGAGACGCTCGACGACCTCGAATCAGCGGCTGAGAACGGCGAGATTAAGGAGGTGAAGGGGTTCGGCGCGAAGACGGAGGCGAACATCCTCGAGCACGTCGCGTTCGTCCGGCGCGCACAGGAACGCGAACTCCTCGGCGACACGCGCCCGCTCGCCGACGACATCGTGGACTACCTCGCGGACGCGGCGGAGGCCGAGCGCGTCGAGGCGGCGGGGTCCGTGCGGCGGTGGCGCGAGACGAACGGCGACGTGGACGTCCTCGTCGCGAGCGACGCCGGCGAGGCCGTCGGCGAGTCCCTCGCGGCGTGGGAACGCACCGAGGAGACCATCGAGACGGGCGAGACGAAGACGTCGGTGCGCGCGGGCGGGATGCGCGTCGACCTCCGCGTCGTCGTCCCCGAGGAGTTCGGCGCCGCGCTCCAGTACTTCACGGGGTCGAAGGACCACAACGTCACGCTCCGCAACCACGCCATCGAGCAGGGGAAGAAGGTGAACGAGTACGGCGTCTTCGACGTGAGCGACGTGCCCGAGGACGCGTCCGGTCAGCGCGTCGGCGAGCGCCTCGCCGCCGAGTCGGAGAGCGACGTCTACGACGCGCTCGGCCTGCCGTACATCCCGCCGGAGCTCCGCGAGGACCGCGGCGAAATCGACGCCGCGCGCGAGGGCGCGCTCCCCGAGCTCCTCACCCTCGACGACGTCCGGGGCGACCTGCACACGCACACGGAGCGGTCGGACGGCGACGCCTCCCTCGCGGAGATGGTGGCGGCCGCCGCCGAGTTCGGCCACGACTACGTCTGCATAACCGACCACGCGGACGGCCCCGGCGTCTTCGGCGACTCCGGGTTGAGCGACGCGGAGCTCCGCGAGCAGGCCGAGCGCGTCGCGGCCGTGCGCGACGACGCCGACATCGACGTCCTGCACGGCGTCGAGGCGAACGTCGACGTGGACGGGGACGTCGTGGCCGTGAGCGACGACGTGCTCGCGGACCTCGACCTCGTGGTGGCGTCCCCGCACTCGGGGCTCGGCGACGACGGCGGCGACCGGACCGAGCGCCTCGTCACGGCCGTCGAGCACCCGCACGTCGACGTCCTCGGCCACCCCTCGGGGCGCCTCATCAACCAGCGCCCCGCGATGGAGTTCGACGCCGCCGCGCTCGCGGCGGCCGCCGCCGACGCCGGCACGGCGCTCGAGGTGAACGCGAACTACCACCGCCTCGACCTCTGGGGGAGCGCGGTGCAGGCGGCCGTCGAGGCGGGCGCGACCATCGCCGTCGACACGGACGCGCACTCGCCCGCCGAGTTCGACAACCTCACCTACGGCGTCCACACCGCCCGGCGCGGGTGGGCCGAGGCCGACGACGTCCTGAACGCGTGGCCCATCGGGGAGGTGCGCGAGTTCCTCCACTGATGCGCGCGCCCGAGGACACCGCGCTCCTGCTGGACGTCATGTGCGGCAAGCTCGCACGCCTCCTCCGGATGTGCGGCTACGACGCCGCGTACGCGCTCGACAGGGGGGTCGAGGACGACGAGCGCCTCCGCGAACTCGCGCGCCGCGAGGGCCGCGTCCTCCTCACGCGCGACGAGGAGCTCGCGCGCCGAACCGCGGCGAGCGTCCTGCTGCGCACCCGACACGTCGACGACCAACTGCGCGAACTCGCCGACGCGGGGTTCGAGCTCGCGCTTCCCGCGGAGCCGCGTCGGTGCGCGAGCTGTAACGGGCCGCTGGAGCGCGCGGACCCGCCACACCCCGAGTACGTCCCGAACGACGCCGAGGCGGTGTGGGTCTGTACGAACTGCGGCCAGCGCTACTGGAAGGGGAGTCACTGGGACGACGTGGAGACGCGACTGACCGGACTCTAGTCGCCCGGTCCGGGGATCACACGCCAGACGGCGAGCGCGCCGGCAGCACCCGAGAGAGCGATGAACGCGACCGCGGCGCGTCCCCTGTAGTCGAGCGTGGCGAGGAGAGCGAGGGCGGCGAGGCCGGTGAATGCGCCGGCGGCGAGCGCGAGGCGGAGCCGGACGTCCGTCAGCGCGAGCATCGCGAGCCCGTCACGCGTCGATTTACTGACCATCTGGTGGGTCTCGGAGGGGAGCAGCGCGTCGTCGGCGGTGACGGCTCGGTGTCGGTATCACGCGTCGTTGCGCGTCCACTGCTCGCAGGCGTCCATGTCGTCCATCAGTTCGTCGTGGAAGCCACAGTAGGGCCGGATGGCGTCGTCGTCCGTGCGGACGTAGTCGAAGTGCGCACAACTCCCGCAGTACTGGTCGGGACCCGAATCGGTGCCGCTCGCGTTCGAGTCCGACTCGGCGGTGCCGGGGTCGCGGACGTCCGTCGCCGCCTGCCCGCCGTCGGAGGTCGGCTGCGGGGAGGTGTCCTCGACGTCCGTCGAGCCGCCGAGGACGCCGACGCCGCCGAAGGAGCCGCCGGAGAGCGCGGCGCGCGCGTCGTCGAGGTCCTCGCGCGGCACCTCGACGGTGCGGGTCTCGCCGTCGCGCGTGACCGTCATCGAGACGGTACCGCCGGGGGCGTTACGGGTCTTGAACGTCGCGACGGCGGTGAACAGACACCAGAGCGTCGTGAGCAGGCCGAGCGCGTAGACGACGCCGCCCGCGACGACGATGGTCGAGGGGACGCTCGCGCCGCTCGCGTACCACTGACCGGGGTAGGCCGCGCGGAGGACGAGCGTGCCGACGGCCGCGAGCGCGGCGCCACCGACGGCGGCGACCCGGTAGAGGCGGGCCGCCGGGAGGACGGTGAAGACGCCGAGGAGGATCGCCGGCACGCCGAAGCAGACGAGCGTGAGCGCGAGGCGGCGCGCGCCGAACTTCGCGGCGGTCGACGGGTTCGCACCCATGACGAGGTGGGTCGTCCCCGCGAGGAGCCCGCCGACGACGAGTAGCGCGCCGGCCGCGAACAGCGCCGTGCCGGCGTAGACGCGGCGCTGACTCGCGCCGTTGGCGTCTCGTTCGTACGCGTCCGCGAGGCTGGTCATGGGCGCACATACGCGCGCAACACCAAAAGTAGTGCGTCAGACACCGTTCGTTCGCTCGGGGCATCGAAAAGTCTAATCGCGCGGCCCGACGACACTGCACGTATGGCTGACGACGAAGGCGAGGAGGAGGAGGCTCCAGCGGTCGAACTCGGCGAGGGCGTCGCCGTCGAGGGCGCACCGCTCGCGCGCGTCGCCTCCCGGTTCACGTGGGGCATCCAGCGCAGCGAGATCGTCCGCCGGGACGGGGAGACGCGGATCCGGACACCGAAGGGCCCGCGCCGCCTCGCGGACGTCCTCGCGCACACGGACGTCCCCTACTTCGAGTCGCGTCGCGAGTTCGTCGACACCGTCCGCGAACAGATCGGCGACGGCCCCGTGCCGACGGGCGCGGAGACGGACGGGGAAGCAATCGACGGCGACGACGGCGGGGACGACGCTGACGGCGATTCCGGGGACGCGACGTCCGAGGAGTGAGGCGCCTCAGCCGAGGAGCGCGGCCGCGTTCTGGAGCTGGTCGCCGTACGCGATGGAGACGTAGAGGATGAGGAACTGCGTGGCGTTGTAGGCGCCGTGGACGAGCGCGGGCACCGTGAGGTTCTCCGTGTACTCGTAGAGCGCGCCGAGGAAGAGCGAGATGACGAAGAGCGCCGCGATCGTCACGACGCGACCCGCGACGGCGCCCGAGAGCGACGTGAAGTGGACGCTCGCGAAGATGAGGCTCGCGAGCAACACGGCGGGCACGGGCCCGAAGCGCTCGCGCAGCGTCCCCTGAACGACGCCACGGAAGAGCAGTTCCTCGCCGGGGCCGACGAGCAGGAAGGAGAGCGGGATCAGGAGGAGGAGGACTTCGGGGTGTTCGAGCCCGTAGTTCGCGATCTGGTTGCTCGCCGTCGGCGCGTTCGTCGCCTGCAGGAGGACGCCGATGACGATGAGCGCGGCGAGCGCGCCGACCCACCCGCCGAACGCGAGTCCGAGTTCGCGAAGCGACGGCCAGCGGAACGTGAGGAAGCGCGCGGTGTCGTCGCGGTAGCGGGCGTACGCGTAGGCCACGCTGCCGAACGCGACGCCCTGCAGGAGGACGACCGAGAGGACGATGCTGATCGACGGCGTGAGCGTCACGCCCGCGAACCGGAGGCCAAGACCGACGCCGAGGGTGAGGGCGAAGCCGAACGCGAGGCCGCCGGCGCCGACGCCGAGCGCGAGGAGGAGCGTGGTGACGCGGAGGACCCACTCGTCGAAGGTGCTGTCTGACATCACGCGGACGTTCGCTCCCGCGCCACTAAGAGGCCGCCGGAGTCGAGCGGGCGCGTCATCGCTCTCCGTCCCCGTCGTTCTCGTCAGTGTCGTCGCCGCGTCCCGTCCCGTCGCGTTCGGCCGGGTCGCGGTCGGATTCGCTCAGTTGGTCGCGGAGCGCCTCGACCTCGCTCTCCAACTCGGCGATGCGCTCGTCCTCGGTCGCGCCGCGTGCGAGGAGGTAGCCACCGCCGCCGAGCAGGAGGAGGACGGGGATACCGAAGAGCACGACGGCGACGAGGAGGATGACGAGCAACTCCACCCCGCCCGGCATCCCACCGAGGAACGCGGGCGCGACGGCGTCGTGGAGGGTGTGCATGCGTTCGCGTAGTGCGCGCCGCGTTGTAAGCTTTGTACACGCCGCTCACGCGACGCGCCGCCGGGCGCGACGCCCCTCACTCCCGCTCGCGCTCCCGGTCGGCCGACTCGGACTCGCGGTCCGCACGCTCGCGTTCGCGCCCGCGCTCGAGTTCGCGGTCGATGTCGTCCAGGCCGTCGACCGCCGCGACGGTGAGGACGTTCCCGCCACCGGGGTCGACGACGACGACCTCGGCGCCCTCGTCGATGGCGTCCGCGCCCGAGATGGTTCGCGCGGCGTACGTCGGGTCGAAGCCGCCGCCCTCGTCGAGACGGATCTGCCCCGAGGAGTCCGTGACGCGCTCCGTGACGACGCCGCGAACCCCGCGCAGGGAGGACGAGCCCTCCGTCTTCCCGCGCCCCGTCCCCTCGTAGAGTTCGAGGTGCCGGTAGCCCCAGAGCGCGAGCGCGCCCACGACGAAGACGAGGACCGCGAGCACGAGCGGGGTGACCACCCCGGGGAGGAGGACGCCCGCGAGCCCCGCGACGAGGAGGGCGACGCCGATGACGACGAAGTGTGCGCCCGGCGCGAACGCCTCCGCGATGCAGAGGACGACGCCCGCGACGACGAGCAGGAGCGGCAACGAGATGTCGAGCAAGTCCGCCATACGTGTCCATCCGTGACGGACCGGGAAGAACGTTACCCGCGAGCGTTTCCCGCGCCTCCCCCCGGTCGCCGGCAAAACCCCGACTCGCTGCAGCGCGACCCGAATCCAGCACTCGCTTCTTTGCTTTCGCTCTGGTCTACCGCGTTTTGCGGGGCTCCTTCGACGCTGTCTCCCGTCTCCATACACGCGAGGCTTCACACACGTACGTCGGTCGTCCATCCGCCGCGCCGGTCGATACGCGAGCCACGCCGAGCGGCGTCCGCGAACAGAGCGGCCGGAAAACCCCGGCCGGTCGTCGGTTCTCTCGGTGGGGAAGCGCGAGCCTCACCACAGCGCCCGGAACCGCGGTTGCTCACGGCTCGCTGTCGCTCACCGTTCGCGTCTTCGCGGCGCCCTCGCAAACTGCTCGGTTGCCGTGTTTGCTCACGGCTCGCTGTCGCTCACCGTTCGCGTTTCCGCGGTTCTTCGCCTGCGCTCAGAACCGCGTCACCCGACCAGCAGGAGCGCGAAAACGCCGACGGCGCCGAGCGCACCGAGCAGGAAGAAGGCGACGTTCTCCGCGCTCGGCGACCCGGGTTCGACGGGGCGGGCCTCGGCGACCGGGTCCTCCTCGGCGTCCTCTTCGAGGTCGGCGAGCGAGAAGCGCCACTCGCCGTCGTCGCGCTCCTGCTCGCCGTCGATGCGCTCACTCATCCTATCGGCTCCCGCTGATCTCGCCGGCGTAGACGACGCCGCGCTCGCCGTCCACGGTGACGGTTTCGCCGTCCGCGACGTCGTCGTCGAGGGTCGCGCTCCCGACCATCGGAAGGTCGAGTTCGCGCGCGACCATCGCCGCGTAGCCCGTCATGCCGGTGTCGGCGCTGACGATGCCCGCGAGCTTCTCGACGTCCCCCTCGAACTCGCCGTCGAACGTCGACGGGAGGACCGCAATCGCGCCCTCGGGGAGGTCGCTGAGGTCGCCGTCGGCGACGCGGTGGGCGGGCCCGGTCGCGCGCCCGGAGACGACGGAGCGCCCGGTCGCCACCGTCTCGGCGGCGACGTGGACTTTGAGGGTGTTCGTCGTGTCCGAGCCGTCGAGCTCGGTCATCATCCCGGAGACGACGACGACCGTGTCGCCGGACTCGACGATGCCCGAGTCGATGGCGGCGGAGACCGCGTTCTCGATGACCGCCGAGGTGCCGCCGGAGGTGTAGGCGGAGTACTGGGGCGCGACGCCGCAGGAGAGCGCGAGCTGGCGGCGCACATCGTCGTTCGGCGTCGTCGCGACGACGGGGACGCCGGGGCGGAACTTCGCGGCCTTCCGCGCGGTGTAGCCGGACTCGGAGGCGACGACGACGGCCGTGGCGTCCACGTCGCGCGCGAGGTAGCGCGCCGAGCGCGCGAGCGCGTCCGTCCGCGAGTCGTCGTCGGCCTTCGGGACGCGCTGCTCGCGCAGTTCGACGTACTCCTCGCTCGACTCGGCCTCGCGAACGATGCGGTCCATCGTCTCGACGACGCGCGTCGGGTTGTCCCCGACGGCGGTCTCCGCGGAGAGCATCACGCCGTCCGTGCCGTCGAGGACGGCGTTCGCGACGTCGCTCGCTTCCGCGCGCGTGGGTCGACGGGAGTGGACCATCGAGTCCAGCATCTCCGTCGCGGTGATGACGGGCGAGCCGGTCTCGCGGCACTTGCGGATGATGCGCTTCTGGGTGATGGGGACGTCCTCCATCGGGCACTCGACACCGAGGTCGCCGCGCGCGACCATCACGCCGTAGGCGGCCTCGACGATCTCGTCGAGGTTCTCGACGGCGCCCGCGCGCTCGATCTTCGCGATGATCGGGATCTCGGCGCCGAACTCCTCGAGCGTCGAGGAGATCTCGTAGACGTCCGCCGCGCTCCGGACGAACGACGCCGCGACGAGGTCGACGCCCTCCTCGGCGGCGAGCTTCAGGTCGCGGCGGTCCTTCTCCGTGACGACGTCGAGGTCGAGTTCGACGCCGGGGACGTTCACGCCCTTCCGGGAGCCGAGCTCGCCGCCGCTAACGACGTACGCGGTGACGACGCCGTCCTCGACGCCCTCGACGCGCGTCTCGATGCGGCCGTCGTTGAGCAGGACGACGTCGCCGGCTTCGACGGCGCTGATGCTGTTCGAGAGGCCGATGCGGTCGGGCGTGGCCTCGTCGCCGACGTAGAACTCGACGGTGGTGTCGGTCTCGACGTGAATCGGGTCGTCGATTTCCGCGGTCCGCACCTCGGGGCCCTGCGTGTCGAGCATCACGGCGAGCGGTTCCTCCGTCGTGTCGTCGACCTGCCGGACGGTGTGGATGCGCTCGCGGCGGTCCTCGACCGTTCCGTGGCTGGCGTTCAGCCGCGCGACCGACATCCCCGCCTCCGCGAGGTCCTGAATCGCCGCCCGGGAGTCCGTCGCCGGACCGAGCGTGCAGATAATCTTCGCGTTCCTCATTGGGGCGCCCTTGACGCCGACGCGGCAAAAAGGGCGGTGATAGGTCGGCACGCAGACGGCCGTCGCGGGCGTTCAGCGCCCACTCAGCGCCAGTAATGATTAGGAACGACCGTGAGGGATTAGCGGACCTTCGTGCCCGGTTCGCTGTCGCCGTGCGTCGTGAGGAGGTCGGCGTCCTCGCCGGCGGCGAGCACCATGCCGTTCGACTCGACGCCGAACAGTTCGGCCTGCTCCAGATTGGCGACGACGACGACCTTCGTGCCGGGGAGGTCGTCGAGGTCGTGGAGCTGCTTGATGCCGGCGACGATCTGGCGCTCCTCGACGCCGATGTCGACGGTGAGGCGCGCGAGCTTGTCCGCGCCCTCGATGCCCTCGGCGGCCTCGATGCGCCCGACGCGGAGGTCGAGCGCCTCGAAGTCCTCGAAACCGATGCGCTCCTCGAGCAGGTCCTCGAACTCGCTCTCAGTCTCCGCGTCAGAGTCGTCGTCGCTCACGTCTCCGTCTTCGCTCTCCTCGCCCGTAGTCTCCTCGACTCGCTCGTCGAGCTTCCGGTTGAGCTCCGCGACGCGCTCGTCGTCGATCTTCTCGAAGAGCGGCGCGTCCGGCTCGTCGAAGGACGCGGGCGGCGCTTGCAGGCAGTCGGCGACGGTGGCGTCCGCGGCGTCGCCGTCCTCGCCGAGCTGGCTCCACGCGAGGTCCGCCTTCTCGGGCGTGAACGGCTGGAGGAGGACGCTCACGGCCTTCACGATCTGGACGCAGTCGCGGATGACGGGCGCGGCCTCGTCAGCGTCGAGCTTCCACGGCTCCGCGTTCTGGATGTACTCGTTGCCGTAGCGCGCGAGCGCGACCGCCGTCTCGCCGGCGCTCCGGACGTCGTAGTCGTTGAGGGCGTCCTCGTAGTCGTCCATCGCCGCCGCGATGCGCGTCTCCGTCTCGTCGGTGAGGTCGGCGTCCGGCGTGCCGTCGAAGTTGCGCGCGGCGAAGAGGAGCGCGCGGTTCACGAAGTTGCCGACGACGTCCGCGAGCTCCGTGTTCACACGCTCCTGGAAGCGCTCCCACGAGAAGTTCACGTCGCGCTCGAAGCCCGCCGCCGTCGCGAGGTAGTAGCGCAGGAGGTCGGGGTGGAAGCCCTCCTCCAAGTACTCGTTCGCCCAGATAGCGCGGTTTCGGGAGGTGCTGAACGCCTTCCCGTCGAGGTTGACGAAGCCGGTCGCGCAGACCGCGCGCGGCTCGTTGTACTCGGCCGCCCGCAGCATCGACGGCCAGAAGACCGTGTGGTGCTGGATGATGTCGCGGCCGATCACGTGGACGATTTCGGAGTCGCCGTCCTTCCAGACCTCCTCCCAGTCGTACTCGTCGGTGCCGACGCGCTCGCTGTACTGCTTCGTGGACGCGACGTACTCGATGGGGGCGTCCACCCAGACGTAGAGCACGAGGTCCTCGGACCCCTCGCCCGGATAGTCGATGCCCCAGTCCATGTCGCGCGTGATGCAGAGGTCCTGCAACTCGCCCTCGATCCACTCGCGGGGCTGGTTCTGCGCGTTGCTCGTCCCCTCCATGCGGTTGATGAACCCCTGGAGGTACTCCTGGAACTCCTCGAGACGGAGGAACTTGTGCGCGCGCTCGTGGTACTCGGCGGGGTTGCCGGTGAGCGTCGAGACGGGGTCGACGATCTCGCCGGGTTCGAGGTGGCGCTGACAGCCCTCGTCGCACTCGTCGCCGCGCGCGTGCTCGCCGCAGTACGGACACTCGCCCTCGACGAAGCGGTCGGGGAGCCACTGGTCGGCGTCCGGGTCGTAGGCGACCGGAATCTCGCGCTCGTAGACGTGGTCGTTGGCCTCCCACGCGCGCACGAACTCCTGCGTGAGTTCGACGTTCGTCTCCTCGTGGGTGTGGCCGTAGTTGTCGAAGTCGACGTTGAACTTCGGGAACGTCTCGGCGTACTCCTCGTGGTGGCGCAGCGCGAACTCCTCGGGCGTCACGCCCTCCTGCTCGGCGTTCACGGCGATGGGGGTGCCGTGCATGTCGGAGCCGGAGACGAGCGCCGCCTGCTGGCCGAGCGTGCGGAGGCCGCGCGTGAACGCGTCGCCGCTGACGTACGTCCGCAGGTGGCCGACGTGCAGGTCGCCGTTCGCGTAGGGGAGCCCGCACGTCACCAGCGCGGGGTTCTCTGTGGGGAACTCCTCGTGAGACATACGTGATACCGCGCGCCGTATCGGCCTAAATCCCGCGGATTCCGACTCCGCTAAGCAGGGGTGCGCGAGTGAACCCCATGCTCACCGCGTCGCGGACGAGCGCCTTATGCCCGCGCGGTCACTCGGTTACGTCGCATGGGTTTCGGAAGCTACGACGAGTCCGAGCAGGAGAAGCAGAACTCGGGGACCGACTACGACGACGAGGACGCCGTCAGCGTCCACGAGAACGACCACGACGGCTCGGTCAGCTTCGACACCGGCGCCTCGAGCGGCGAGCTCGTCGACCGCCTGCAGGAGATGAAGGGCGGCGACGACGACGAGGAGTAACCGGCGACGCCGCCGGAGGACGGCGGGCACCAGCCGACCGACGCGGGCGGGTGGCGACGAGTCGAGCGACCCCGTCCACGCGAGCGCCGCGAGCGCGACCGCCACACGTTCGTTTTCGACGGGTTCGATTCCGACGAGCGGCGCGACCGGTGACGTGACCGCGGTTCAGACGCCGGCGCCGACGCGCGCGGCGTCGAGCGTCTCGAGGAAGGTGCGGAGCATCTCGCGCGTGACGTGGGGCATGCAGACGATGCGGGCCTCGCCGCTCCCCGTCCGGGAGAGCCGCCAGCCCGCGTCGCGCGCGGCCTCGAACTCCGCTTCGGGGAGCGAGAACGCGACGAGCGGGAGTTCGGGGTCGACGACGTCGTACCCCCGGTCGGTGAGTTCGTCCGCGAGGTAGGCGGCGTTCCCGCTCGCGCGCTCGTGGTTCGCCTCGTACTCGGCGGACCACTGCGCGTCGAGCGCGGCGGCCGCGCCCGCGACGCCCGCGCCGCTCCGCGTCCCCGTGAGCGTCGCCTGCGCCGTCGACTCGAGGTACGGCGTCTCGACGGCGAGCCGGTCGAGAGTGTCCGCGTCGCGCGCGAGGAACCCCCCGGCCGGGATCGGCGCGCGCCCGACCTTGTGCGGGTCGATGGTGAGCGTGTCGACGGGCGCGTGCCCGAAGTGCCAGTCGTGGTCGGTGAACGGGAGGTGGAAGCCGCCCCACGCGGCGTCGACGTGGAAGCACGCGTCCGCCTCGTCGGCTACGAGGCCGAGTTCGGGGATGGGGTCGACGCGGCCGAACTCGGTGGTGCCGGCGACGCCGACGACGAGCGCGGTGTCGTCGTCCACGGCGGCGCCGACGGCGTCGACGTCCGCGCGATAGTCGTCGTCCACGGGGACGAGGCGTAACTCGACGCCGAGCAGGTCGGCGGCCTTGTTGAACGAGAAGTGCGCGCTCTCGGGCGCGACGACATTCGGGGTGTCGCTCTCCGCGACCTCGCGAGCGGCCCGCACCGCCTGAATGTTCGCCTCGGTGCCGCCGCTCGCGACGTAGCCGGCGGGGTCGTCGAGGCCCGTGACCTCCGCGAGCGTGTCGACGGCGCGGTCCTCGAGGTCGGCGATGGCCGGGTACGTGGCGGGGTCGCCCGGGTTGTCCGCGAGGAACCGCTCGGCGGCCGCCCGCGCCTCCGGGTGCGGGCGCGTGCACATCGAGGAGAGCACGCGGTCGAACTCCTGGGGCGACGCGTCCATACCCACCTGATACTGTAGCGGCCGGTTAAGACGTTCCGTTCGACGCCGACCGAGACCGACCGGGAGACGGTCGGCGTCGACGTCTACTTACCGGACCGAGTCGAGGATGAGGCGCTGTTCGACGCGCTTGGCCTCGTGCTGGACGTCGCGGACCGCGTCGACGTTCGCGCTGATGGAGGAGACGCCCTGCTCGACGAGGAAGTCGACCATCTCGGGCTTCGAGCCGGCCTGCCCGCAGATGGAGGTGGCGACGTCGTGCTCGCGGCACGTCTCGATGACGCCCTCGATGAGCGCGAGCACGCTCGGGTGGAGCTCGTCGAAGCGCTCGGCGACGTGCTCGTTGTTCCGGTCGACCGCGAGCGTGTACTGCGTGAGGTCGTTCGTCCCGAAGGAGACGAAGTCCGCGCCGGCCTCGCAGAACTCGGCCGCGCAGAGCGCGGCGGCCGGCGTCTCGACCATCACGCCCCAGCGGCGCTTCGCCGTGTCGACGCCCGCCGCCGCGAGCGCGTCGCGGGCGGCCTCGGCGTCGCGGCCGTCCGTCACGAGCGGGAACATCACCTCGACGTTGTCGTACCCCATCTCGTAGAGCTCGGCGAACGCGGCGAGTTCGAGTTCGAAGAGCTCGCGCTCGTCGAGCGAGCGCCGGATGCCGCGATAGCCCAGCATCGGGTTGTGCTCGTGGGGCTCGTTCTCGCCGCCCTCGAGCTGGCGGAACTCGTCGGTGGGCGCGTCGAGGGTGCGCACGCGGACCGGGCGGGGGTAGAACTCGTCGGCGACGCTCCGAATCGCCTGCACGAGTTCGTCCGTGTACGCCTCGGCGCCGTGCGTCTCGACGTAGCGCTCGGGCGTCTGGTTCGTGGAGAGGATCATGTGCTCCGTGCGGAGCAGGCCGACGCCGTCCGCGCCCGTCGCGGCGGCGCGCTCGGCGGCCTCCGGGATGGAGACGTTCACCTTCACCTCCGTCGCGGTCATCGGCTTCACGGGCGTCGTCGGGCGCGCG encodes:
- a CDS encoding DUF5788 family protein, whose amino-acid sequence is MKEYERKQLLERIGRESATVGATIPDEVALDGEAFPLREFVFEMKRVDAVPPERREEVEDAKRNLRRARRERAERLEEAALDYAEGETLAEEIIGIDRALNALESLGSTTDIEREMRAKETADQKRWYNFLQKALGRESESSRGRGRGGSAGRGR
- the polX gene encoding DNA polymerase/3'-5' exonuclease PolX, whose protein sequence is MSRNAAVASVLEEYADLLEAQGDDYRPNVYRRAASNVRDYPEDVAALADEGAEAVQRIDGVGEGIAEHVVDYLETGTFEELEDARAALPVEMAELTSVEGVGPKTVRKLYDALGVETLDDLESAAENGEIKEVKGFGAKTEANILEHVAFVRRAQERELLGDTRPLADDIVDYLADAAEAERVEAAGSVRRWRETNGDVDVLVASDAGEAVGESLAAWERTEETIETGETKTSVRAGGMRVDLRVVVPEEFGAALQYFTGSKDHNVTLRNHAIEQGKKVNEYGVFDVSDVPEDASGQRVGERLAAESESDVYDALGLPYIPPELREDRGEIDAAREGALPELLTLDDVRGDLHTHTERSDGDASLAEMVAAAAEFGHDYVCITDHADGPGVFGDSGLSDAELREQAERVAAVRDDADIDVLHGVEANVDVDGDVVAVSDDVLADLDLVVASPHSGLGDDGGDRTERLVTAVEHPHVDVLGHPSGRLINQRPAMEFDAAALAAAAADAGTALEVNANYHRLDLWGSAVQAAVEAGATIAVDTDAHSPAEFDNLTYGVHTARRGWAEADDVLNAWPIGEVREFLH
- a CDS encoding Mut7-C RNAse domain-containing protein, giving the protein MRAPEDTALLLDVMCGKLARLLRMCGYDAAYALDRGVEDDERLRELARREGRVLLTRDEELARRTAASVLLRTRHVDDQLRELADAGFELALPAEPRRCASCNGPLERADPPHPEYVPNDAEAVWVCTNCGQRYWKGSHWDDVETRLTGL
- a CDS encoding DUF7139 domain-containing protein; the protein is MTSLADAYERDANGASQRRVYAGTALFAAGALLVVGGLLAGTTHLVMGANPSTAAKFGARRLALTLVCFGVPAILLGVFTVLPAARLYRVAAVGGAALAAVGTLVLRAAYPGQWYASGASVPSTIVVAGGVVYALGLLTTLWCLFTAVATFKTRNAPGGTVSMTVTRDGETRTVEVPREDLDDARAALSGGSFGGVGVLGGSTDVEDTSPQPTSDGGQAATDVRDPGTAESDSNASGTDSGPDQYCGSCAHFDYVRTDDDAIRPYCGFHDELMDDMDACEQWTRNDA
- a CDS encoding DUF5789 family protein is translated as MADDEGEEEEAPAVELGEGVAVEGAPLARVASRFTWGIQRSEIVRRDGETRIRTPKGPRRLADVLAHTDVPYFESRREFVDTVREQIGDGPVPTGAETDGEAIDGDDGGDDADGDSGDATSEE
- a CDS encoding CPBP family intramembrane glutamic endopeptidase; its protein translation is MSDSTFDEWVLRVTTLLLALGVGAGGLAFGFALTLGVGLGLRFAGVTLTPSISIVLSVVLLQGVAFGSVAYAYARYRDDTARFLTFRWPSLRELGLAFGGWVGALAALIVIGVLLQATNAPTASNQIANYGLEHPEVLLLLIPLSFLLVGPGEELLFRGVVQGTLRERFGPVPAVLLASLIFASVHFTSLSGAVAGRVVTIAALFVISLFLGALYEYTENLTVPALVHGAYNATQFLILYVSIAYGDQLQNAAALLG
- a CDS encoding preprotein translocase subunit TatA translates to MHTLHDAVAPAFLGGMPGGVELLVILLVAVVLFGIPVLLLLGGGGYLLARGATEDERIAELESEVEALRDQLSESDRDPAERDGTGRGDDTDENDGDGER
- a CDS encoding NfeD family protein, which gives rise to MADLLDISLPLLLVVAGVVLCIAEAFAPGAHFVVIGVALLVAGLAGVLLPGVVTPLVLAVLVFVVGALALWGYRHLELYEGTGRGKTEGSSSLRGVRGVVTERVTDSSGQIRLDEGGGFDPTYAARTISGADAIDEGAEVVVVDPGGGNVLTVAAVDGLDDIDRELERGRERERADRESESADRERERE
- a CDS encoding DUF7312 domain-containing protein, giving the protein MSERIDGEQERDDGEWRFSLADLEEDAEEDPVAEARPVEPGSPSAENVAFFLLGALGAVGVFALLLVG